The Streptococcus marmotae genome contains the following window.
GGAGTTATGATGTTTACCAATTCATTTCAAGAACTCGTACAAGATTTTACAGCAATTTCTATCGAAGAAGCTGAACGTTTACTCACGCAGGAAGAACAAGCCATTCTCTTTTTAGGACGTGCGACCTGCCCTTATTGCCAACGCTTTGTACCAAAACTCCATAGCGTTGCACAAGCTGCCGGATTAACCGTCTATTTTATTGATAGCTCTAATCCTGACCCACAACTCCAAGAACTTCGTCAGCGCTACCAAGCCGTTACGGTTCCAGCCCTCTTATATGCAGGTGCAACAGGTGTTCAGGTTCGCTGTGACAGTTCCATGACGGAAGAAGAAATCCGTCACTTTTTAGCAGGCTAATATGACAGCTCTACAATTCCAGTTTCAGACCGATTCTGTGACCCTCTACCACAAAAATCAATCGATTGGCACAATCCATTTCAAGGAAAATCCTTATCACAACCAAAATATTTATCTAAATTTTCAGTTGAAGCAGTACGATATAAGCCTTGCTCCTTCACTTTTTCAAGCCATTCTCCAGCATACTAAGCGCCCTTTACAGGTCATGCTTGATTCTACAGACCAGACCCTCATCGCCTTTTTAGAGGCGGGAGGTTTTAAGTGCTTGCGGAAATGCCATGAAATGGAAGTTAGCATGCAAGATTACCTTGGAAATCCTGCCCCCATTCAATTTCAAATGGCAGAACAGTCGAGCAGCACCTATTATCGTTGCTGCAATCTATTGCTGAATCATTATCAGGAAAGGCATAAGACAATCAGTCCATTTACAGGAGAGAAAGACGAGTTTTTCAAGGAACTTCCTTCCACTGTTTACTATCACATTGAAAAAGACGATATCACTTGTCTCACTTTTCTTGACGGAAATGAAATTGCTTATCTTTGGGGAAAGAGCACAGACTGCCTCCAACCCTTTCTCAATCAACTGATTCCCTATCTCTTTCAGCAATATAGCTCCATTACCTTTGAAGCAGATGATGTGGATCCCTGTGCAATGACACTTAAATCACTCTTTACAGATATCACAGATGAACATTGGGATACTTATATCCTACGATAAACACTAAAAAAGGGAAAACATTCGTTTCCCTTTTTATCTATTCTTATTTACCAAGAGCCGCAGCCATTGTAGCAGCAACTTCTGATTCAAAGTCGTTCGCTGCTTTTTCAATTCCTTCACCCACTTCGAAACGAGCAAATGTTACAACGCTAGCGTTTACTGAGTCAAGGTAGGCTTCAACTGTCTTGCTATCATCCATGATGTAAACTTGTGCAAGGAGTGTGTATGCTTGGTCAACTTTTGTATTGTCAAGCATGAAGCGATCCATTTTACCTGGAAGGATTTTATCCCAGATTTTTTCTGGTTTGCCTTCAGCAGCAAGTTCTGCTTTGATGTCTTCTTCTGCTTGAGCAATTACATCGTCAGACAATTGTGCTTTTGATCCATATTTCAAGAATGGAAGGGCTGGT
Protein-coding sequences here:
- the traF gene encoding conjugal transfer protein TraF, translated to MMFTNSFQELVQDFTAISIEEAERLLTQEEQAILFLGRATCPYCQRFVPKLHSVAQAAGLTVYFIDSSNPDPQLQELRQRYQAVTVPALLYAGATGVQVRCDSSMTEEEIRHFLAG